The Pungitius pungitius chromosome 14, fPunPun2.1, whole genome shotgun sequence genome contains the following window.
GAATTATTGTCACGATTTTTACTCACAGAAGATGTCTGATCTCAGCTTTGAAGCTTGCTAGTGCCGCCTGGTGAATCCCATTCTTAGTCAGGAGGAGCTCATTCTCAAGTGCGATGGTGAGATCACCAAGACTCAGTTTGCCATCTAGGCTGAAATTCAAGGCCttgaaaaataattgtattattatacATATATCCTTTTTGTGAATCTGTTAGATGGCCCTTTGATAGtattataaaaaacacagaacaatACAACATTTGTAGACTAAGAGTTCCTTCATGTCATCAGGTGTCTGAATTTAtgaatttacacattttaaatgccaGAAATTCAATAAAATGCTTAAAGTCAGATTGCGGACACTAGTCATGGCCAAATACCTGAAGGATTTCAGTGCTGTTTTCTATTCCCTCATCCATCCAAGCATCCAAAATGTATTCCACTGGAGTGAAACCGGTACCGTCATCAAGGGTGGAGAAGAGACGCATGCCGATGGTGCTGGTCAGAGCAGAAGATGTGGCTATCCTCCGACCTCCCTCATCAAAGGGCtgttcaaaaaaatatatttttaacttgagaaaacaaaatcaacccCAGAATTCCAgtttatacatataaaaaaaaaattaaataatacaaGATCTAGTTTTAAATGACCCAGAAagagaaatataatataaatataagaaatataaattaaaattgtTGTCACCTAAAATTTATCCTaagcatttatatatttaacaaaGGCTAGAACAGATGACATGAAAcagctttaaaaacattaaaagagaTGACTTGACAACAAGTGAATTAGCCCACATCCTGTGACCTCATAGAGCTCAACTAACCATTACCTGAGTGGAGTGGTGTCGTTTAAGCTGTCTGTAGGGCGTGGAGGCGGACGGCGTGGGGGGTTTGTTGGGGTTTAAAACTCTGGAGACAAACTCTTGAACGTCCATCTCTCCATCGCCGGTTAGATTCTGCAGCAAATCCAAATGTAgctgaaaaataaatgcattttcttttgttgcaaCACTTGCCAGAGAAACAAGTGAAAATTTGTGATTTAAGTATAGGTGAGAAAAAATGTGTAGACCTCACAGTCCTCTGTTATTCTGTCATTACGTTATTAGacccattttgttttgttatagaGAAATCTCACCTCCAGCCTCAGGTGTTCACAGAGCGCATGGAGTTTGGAGTAAGCGGCACATCCGTCCCACGGTATCTCCAGCTCGTCACAGGCGCTACGCAGTCTCTCCTCTaaacaggtggacagaggatgGACGGCCCCCCGGGGTGTGCTCGGCTCATCAGGGTTCCAGAGATGCATCTGGCCTGAAAACAAGGCACAAGAGGCTGTGATCATTTCGTGTTGACATCTTATGTTGAGTTCACTACGCTGCTTTGTCTTTGTCGAACCTTCAGCCTCGTACTCCTCTGTGCTTGTTTCGTGAGCATTCCAGCGCTGTTAagagacataaacacacagaaaatggGATTAATATCAAAGTAGGCATCTACTTTTCATACTAGACTGTCCAAGAATGTTTCTAAATTAGAGAGGAGTGGTCTGGCTGCTAACAGGGGGAGCCCCATGAAGGAGTTTTTGTGAAGGAACCAGGGAATCCGGGATGGTCAGTGTGCAAATAGGGAACAGTAGTAATAACAGAGGTGATGCCCACCTTTCTTTTTATGCTTGTTAATAGTGTCCATCATGGCAGTTTACCACATATAAAGAGTTAATATCAGCTTAATGTGCACTGAAAGTGCTACCTTAAGgagaaaatgtacaaatcaACACACTCCAGTTTGAATTCCAAATGAATTTTCCTCTCTTTAACTCCAATCACATTACCAGTAGAAGTAtggctttaaaaacacatttgcttgTTTTAGTGCTTGTTGGGGAATCCGCGTGGAGGAGGGCTTTATGTGGGAGGAGCCCAGCGTGACCATCTATTGTCTGAGGAGCAACCAGTGAGGTAACGAAGACCAGATGGGGTTCTGGAAGTGGCATTTGATGCATGGTGTATAGGCAtccatgggggaggggggggtcattgtTCCTCTGTCACAGTCCTAccccctcgccctcctcccccgGCACACGGCCTGCAGTCTCTGTGGCAGAGCCTCCGTCACCCATCCCCATCTGCTGGTCCTCAGGCTGGACATTGTAGCAGCTGATTATTAACTGGCGCTCATTAGCGCATTTTGGTAACAGGTCGAGTGCTTTTCCTTGTGGTGATTTATCCTGCTGCAGCACATCCACGCTTAAACATCACGGCAGCTAGTAGACATATGGCTGCATCTACCCATTATTTTTGATGGTTAAAATATCTGGATACGTTTTTCAAACGATCCCTTCATCGTTTGGTCCATAAGATTTCAGAGAATAATGATGAATGTCTAAGAGCCCATGGGGATGTCTGTCgccaaatgttttacaaaaccAAATAGTCAACATGCAATACAACAAAgacaattgctttttttttacacttgtgGAGCTGGCACTGTTTGATAGCCGCTTTTGAAATTGACAGCACTACCCCATCACTGAGCCAAATACATTTTCAGGTTATAAAACAGGCCTTGGACATACTAATGGCAAGTTGTGACCTCCGTACAGATGTTAAACAACTCTAAGTCAGCAGAAAAAGCTGGATAATCCATGAAAAGGATCTAGAAGCTCGGCCAGATCTTCAGAGTACTTCAGATGCCACCACGGTCCTTTGCGGGGACAATAGATCTTAAATATAGAAAAAGGGTCTGGACAGCCGAAGTAGAAAACGCAACCAACGGCTCCGTTCTCTCTTTTTGTGATGTGTTTGGACAACCAAACCACATCCTGCAGATACACTGAATCACCACACTGAATGACATTGCAGTTAAATCTCGATCAGTCTTATTTACAGTTAGAGCTGCGTTATGCAATGAACGAGGCCTCGTGTACCCTGCGTTTAGGTGACCATGTTACCTTCCAGGATCTGCCCAGCATGCCGCTAAGCTGATTAGCTAAGAATAACGCCGTCGCTGACGGCCCGTGACGTCCAAGGAACACAGCACATGCGAGAGCTGCTCAGAGAACGCAGAGAACAGGGTTACCTCGCGCTTCCGGGGAACCGCAGAGTCATACTTGTCCTCCAGATCTTCCTCCGCCGCCGTGTTTGCATTCGTGACCTCCGAGAAGTCAGAGATGGGCTCTGTGAATTCTGGCGTGGAGCGGCGACCATAACGTTTGCTGCCCTTCACGAACTTCGGTTTGATCTCGGGAGATTCTACCGGGTCACAATGTGAAAGACAGTTAATATTCGAGAAAGAGACATGGTAACTTTCATGAGTCATTGTACTGGCTGCGCAACAGATGACGTTGTTAAGTACAGAAGGAAAAAGGATCAATGATTTATTTGTGCAGCAACCTTCAGAAACCACTTctccaaaactaaacatctcTAAAAGTGGCAACGGCATAGTTATTCTGAATGAAACTGAAGTGGCAAGTAGACAGCGTTTTAGGCCTAAAACTTTAGAGACGGTCACCAAAGTTCTATGTTGGACTGGATTTTACATGCATTTACTTTAGGACATAATAAATGGTGGGTGACAGTGAGTGGAGAGTCCGGTCGCCCTCCATCAGGGGGATGCCGAAGTGTCCCTGGGCTTCACCCTTTAATCCATCACTGCTCCAACAATAGAATAACTGAGGTAAAAAGATTGGGCTATTAAACCGGTGTCTGAAATATTTAATCTCAAAATGTACTTGGGAGCATAAACAAATGTTTCTTAAATATCATAAAGTATTAAATCAACTTTTTGTTAATGACACAAAGAAGGCCAGCGGTACAACCATGACTGTGCAAATAATTCTGCTGGCTAATTGGCTTTTTCACTTACGGCTCTGTGGCTTGGTTTTAAGATTTACAGTTGAATAATGATGTGAGCTGAGCCTTCACAGACACCTCCTCCACTTGGTTGACTTATTGGTTGCGAAAGTTATCCTTAAATGTCTATCTTATGCCGATGCGGTCATAAATGATGGTTAATATGGTATGCATttagacagacaggtgcaggctCATTCGTTGCTCCAAACAGGGAAAGTCAGGAATTGAACAACGTTGTGATAACGAGAGACAGCCAAACCtgccatttctttttaaacaagtACAGAAAGCAAACTACTTTTACATGTTATGAGATTTCTCATACGATGATTTAGCCTTATACCTGGTTTTGACACGGTCTCCTGTTCTTCTTGTTGGGGCTCAAGAGTTGATGACAACACCAAAATCAGTGCATTCTTGAACTGGTCAAAGtcaacctggaaaacagaaaagtTACCGTTGCAAAAAAGTAGAGAGAACGCCAGAAATGCTTGGTATGTGAAGCGCATTTaatacaaaagcaaaaaagtGCATGAAATTCCTCAGACTGGATGTAATGGTGGTGTGCTGGTGGAGGCTGGATGTCCCTGGGTGTCTGGGTGGAGGGAGGCTTTGCTGAGCAGGAGCAGCGAGGTCACACTTCAACAATCAACAGCTGCTGACCCTGAATATGTTGATTTTCTTTATGCTTCGAGCCTGGCGGCTGcctgctttacattttttttttttcttctctcgaCTTTATTGTTGGATGCCAATGGTTAAGAATTTAAGTCACTTGggggccccccctcctccaaacaTGCAAGACAATAGCCACCCGTCTGTCCACGCTTATATACAAACGCAACTGGGAAAGTGCAGACGTAAGAAATAACCAATTAAATGATATTCTCCTACTTTAGGATGGAACATGTACAATCCATCTTATGCAAACTAAACTCCACAGATCACTTACACAGATCAGAACatgaacacaatgttttttaCGTAATTATACTTTTTCACATGGAGCTCCATTAAAGAAAAGCATTTGTCAACGTTAATTAACCAGCTTGGTTGTCCTGACGACAGACACCTGGAATGAGGGCCGATGGGGAGCACATTGTCTCCTCAACCCGACAGCTAACAAAAGCACCAAAAAGCCCGGTGACACAAAGACGTGGAGAAGCTCAACACCAGAGCTCTGCCACATTCAAGGGTGCCGAGGACGCTGTGCGCACGGGGAGCCCAAAGGCCAAGACCCACAGGTGCATCCGAAAGGAACAATATTAGTACTGAAAATACAACCTCTCTGAACAAACGACTGCACGGCACACCTGTAAGACCAACATCAAAAGTCAACAGAAGAGGAATGAACGTACCCTGGCCGCGAGGCGCTCCTGGCTCTGCAGCAACGTGTGAAGAAGAGCAGGTGTCGCATCATCCAGCTGCAGCGACAGGCAGAGGTCAGAGAGCTCCTCCGGGCACAGAAAGCCGCAGCCGCTGGCATCAAAACTGTTAAAGACTTCTTTTAGGCGCTCCTCGTACTGGTCCTGCTCCTGGGTGTCATCCATCCCACAGGACAGCACCCGGCCctgaaggaagaggaagggaaacGCTTTCCCGTCAGAGCGACATTCTACCTCAGCCACTACGGAAAAGCAAAAACTCTTCGGCCCAAACGAGCTGCACTCTGCATCCCTGACGAGAGATACTCACAAAGGGGGAGGACACATCTATCTTTACAGCAAGCGTTCCTTGCGGCTCCTTCCTCCCAGAAGGCCGCTGAGCGACTGAGCTAACTGCACGCGCCGCCCCAGCGTCACTTGTGGCGAAGGCTTTGGCTAATCCAATTACACCGATTAGACAATCAGGTAAATTGATGGACAGGGGCCAGGTCTGACACGACTCTTCCACAACCATCAGGCTGAGATTTTTCTTGACTTGTGTATTTGGAACTAATGCACATGGGGAGATAAAAAAATCTCCTTGATTGAATAacctttaaacacaaacaatgttGTAATGATGACCTGATATCAACATGTAAGGGGGTCTGATTTTGCAAGAGCTGAAACAAACTAAAAACTATCAAGTTAATAATAGTTGATGTACACATTTCTTTTGATTAGAGCAGCTACATAAATCATAGACCTAACAGACTAGATCATCATGAAGGTAAATGTCAGCTAGCATAAAGAAAATAGCAATGCAGCGCCGATCCGAGTAAAATAGTAATCCACTCTTTAGAAATGCATTCCACAAATGTTACTTATTAGAAGCAACACGTTTTAAGTTTTTAAGAACTAAATACTTGTTCAAATACTTACAACTGGTGATAAAGACGAAGGACAAAAACAGCAGAGTGTATCTGAACCAACTGGGAAGGTTACAGTAAAAGCCTTCTGCAAATATTTACTGAGCAGCATCATTACAGAGACATGGACGATCAAACGACTAAACAATCAGAACCATTCGACAGGAAGTCCTGCTTGTGCACCCAAACTAAAGTCTGGGGTCCAGCTAAGAATGATTGAGCCATGTCTGCCTTAAGAAACAATAGAAATGCAAACCCGGGGTCTTGAGCAATTATTTAGGAATCCGGTATTTCAGATCAAACAGAGATGAATGTGAGATTTAATCACGTGATCAATAAAAACCACGACATGTCATCTCAGACTAAATGTCTGCACAAAGAGATTCCTTCTGACCCCGGACCTTCCAGCTGCTCATCAAGAGCTCTGCCAGGTGTCCCCTAAACCCCAGACGCGGGGCAGCCATTCACCACGCACAAAGGAGACTATCAGCATTCTGCATCTGCACAATTGAGCTGCTTATGacatgcaagaaaaaaaaaggaaaaaaagaagagaaaagctcTGCTCAACAGTATGGCAGCTTGTCTTGAACTGTGGCGTCTTGTATATTCCGAACAGCAATGGCCTTCAGTCCTTTAGCCATCCTGCTCGGCCACAGGGGCCGACGATGGCCGAGAGTCCCTCAAGACCAGGTCACGGGGACAAGGTTAATCTTTCACCAACACGGTGCTCGCTGACATGGGAAAACACAACTAACAGATGGAAATCTGGAAAAGCACAAATGCGCAAACTCACTCTATGACATCAGTAAAAGTTTAAGACGGATGGATATAGCAAAGTTTTGTTGGAGCCATTTAGGTTTGGGAGACGAGGAGAACCACGGCACAAAAGGGAGTTTCTCTGCATAGAGACGACCTATTGTCTCTAGAGAAAATCCCATCATGAACCAATATCTCATCAGCTTCAGCAGTTAGAGCCGGCTGAGTAATAAAGAGTTATCTTGGTCTTCAAGGGAATCATTTGGGAATATTTAAgaatacatttcatttggcacatcattttaaaatgcattgtgtCCATCACCAAAACCACCACACCGCTGACACAGCAGGTCTGCGATTGCTTTAGtcattaatattatattttgcacacaaaataaaactacCACAGTAACTTCTTCTGCAAATGTCATTTCAAAATCCCATCCCTTATTTATGTAACAGGACACTACTATGTGCACGAGCTGCCACAAAGTTCACCTGCCATCAAACTGCAAATCACATACGTTTTTCAGATGAATGCCAGGACAAAAATCAATACGGGGCATCAAGAAAATCGCTGGAAGTACTTATTGTTTAAGGAAAGACTGTGTCCCATGGCCAGGTCTTTTCTGTGGGATGTtaaaacagtttgaaataaaccactttcAAAGACACTTTTGAATCTTAAGAAAAGCTACAAGTGTTTTCACTAACTTTTTAGGAATGTCAAAGCAGCTAGGACCACAAAATGAAGACCTAGCTAAAATATAAAGGTGCGACGTGCAGCCATTTACTTAGTAACTAAATGTCCATTTAGCATCACTGAAGGGACAGACTGACAACGGTCTCCTTAGCGATGTATCGCTAGTAATGGAGTTAAACCAGGAGCAATGGAGTTAAACCAGGGGCAATGTAGTTAAACCAGGGGCAATGTAGTTAAACCAGGGGCAATGGAGTTAAACCAGGAGCAATGGAGTTAAACCAGGGGCAATGGAGTTAAACCAGGAGCAATGGAGTTAAACCAGGGGCAATGGAGTTAAACCAGGAGCAATGGAGTTAAACCAGGAGCAATGGAGTTAAACCAGGGGCAATGGAGTTAAACCAGGGGCAATGGAGTTAAACCAGGAGCAATGGAGTTAAACCAGGGGCAATGGAGTTAAACCAGGAGCAATGGAGTTAAACCAGGAGCAATGGAGTTAAACCAGAAGCAATGGAGTTAAACCAGAAGCAATGGAGTTAAACCAGGAGCAATGGAGTTAAACCAGGAGCAATGGAGTTAAACCAGGAGCAATGGAGTTAAACCAGGAGCAATGGAGTTAAACCAGAAGCAATGGAGTTAAACCAGGAGCAATGGAGTTAAACCAGGTGTGAAGTTAAAGTGAGTGAATCAAAGGCTCATTCACAGGCACGCGGGGAGGAAACGGCTGCAAAACTcacacaaaatgtttgtttgtttctaagTGGGAGAGAAGGCAGAAGAGGAAGCAACAGTCCAACGGGCTTAAGGTAAGAAAGACTCACTCACCGAGGTCTCCGAACTTAAAGGACAGTTGGTCCCTTTTCTCCAACTTAAAAAGTTAATCAATTCACGCTGGTGGAAGGTAAAACTTTTACAGCGTTTCGACCGTCGTGTCGCGGGATCCTCTCGGGTAATATATACTTTTATAACATAACGTTATATATATCCTTTCCAGGAAGATGGACGAGCCGTTAGCTTCCCGTTGGAGACGTTTTATTCCCCCTAACAGACAGCACAGGAGGGTGAAGTGGAGGCTTTGTGAGCTCGGCTGAGTGACATCCTCCTCCGCCCGGTAGCGGGGTTTGAAAAGCGGCTGAAGAGGAAGGGGCGGTGACCACGACAAGCCCCTCCCACTCCCCGGACAAGCCCCTCCCACGCCCACTGCCCCCCAACCCCTTGGTTAGATTCAAACTAGCACCCGTCCATCGATGACAAGAAGTAGCTGTAGCAGAAGAACGAGAAGTACCTAAAATTGGAACTTGATTGTAACCTTGAGTATTTGTACCACTACTTCCTGTATGTTTTTCACTACAATGCTTTTTACACTTTAAACAAGTCTGCCAAAAAACCTGAAGACTATTTACTCAAACCAACGCTCAATGCACATCTTTTGAGATAGTGCTGACATATCTTTGAGAAGCTTTCCATAACTTCTAACTAACCTCTTTAAAGCTCACTGCTCCATAATGAACTCTTTTGACATGGATACTGTGTGTGCTGGTTGGTCTGTAGGGAGGTtactaaaaaaaactcaatccaGCAGTGTAGAGCATTTTATTCCCTTGAATTTCTCTCATTAGAaagaagaaatataaataaatgacgtTAACATCTTATTGACGATACtataaaatacataaacacacacaattaatgGCCACTCtgaattattatgaattatgtATACCTTCATTTTTAACGTTTTCGGGTTTGCTGTTACGGGAGGACAGCGGCGCATGTTTGCATCCACTTTCACTGCGACACTGTGTTCAAAGAACTGCAATACCCACAATGCCTTGCAGTATAGCTCTGACCCTGTCAAGTGGGTGTGTTCCATTTTGACACCCACTGTATCTAATGTGAACCATTGGTAACAGACGTAAATGTTGTAGTTCCAATTGAACTGTGTCCTGCTCCTCCCGTAGCTCTCGGCGTGCATGCTGTCGGGACCGAACAATCCGCCGGACTCCCCCTCGGTCCACAGCTGGCACGAGGAGAAGCGCGCGCACTGACCTCGCTGCTGCAGAGAGCACGCGCTTCCTCCCGACGCAGCGATGAAGAGAGCTGCGCTGTTCGTGGTCGCTGCCTACGCATCAGCGCCCGTCCTCCTCTACCTCTTCCCGTGGATACTTGGCCATATCATCTATTCCCACTTTTGTAAGTAAATGCGTGTTTTCGGTCTCCACGTGGTCAATAGAAACAAAAAGGCCCGTGTTGGGGCGCCGTAATGCCTGGTTAGACCAAAATGGGTCAGACACAGTGTTGTGATCGTTCTTATTATGTGCGCAGTTCGTTCAACTGGAAGAGATTAAAGTTTTGTGTTTTGGTAGCAGTGTAAATGAGGTCACTCGCAAAATACTGTAcgccattgtgtgtgtctgcgtgtgtgtgctataCAAAGTCCTCGTGTAAATTGTACTAATTATATGTGTCAAGGTTCAAAAGATAGAAAAGACAGTGAACATACAAATATTCACTTATGGATTTTCTATGGTACACTGCagtcataaatacatttatatattaaaaatgcCTTGTCAAAGGAGTGGCCTGAGATTGGTCAACTTTACGACTAATAAAATGTGATACGATAAGATACAATACGATGTGACTTAATTTCATCCAATGCGATGGGATGCTATGCGTTAAGACACGATACAATACATTCTGAAACTACTCGATACGACATGATTCAATATGATCCAATAATAAACGTAATATTCAATACAAAGAAACACTTTACAATCTCATACGATTCGATGTGATAATATacaatgcaacacaagacaaaacaacatGACTCGTTACAATGATAACACAATGCAATTTTTATGTGATACACTTTGATGGGATATGACAAAAAGTACCTGAATACAAAAATCCTACTGACCTTGTGTGCTCTTGCCTGCTGCAGTGAGGTTTCCATTCTTTGTGGACCTTGGCCAACCCGAAGCCGTGCTCAACCACACATGCAACTTCTACCTGGACACGGAGGAGGGCGTCTCAGTGGGTGTCTGGTAGGTCATTTGAGGATTCCGGTTTTGTCCTTTTTGAAGTGCATCAGTACTTGAGAATACCACGAACATGTGCATATTTTGGTACAGGCGGCTCCTGGCTGAATAGAACGACAATCCACTTTTTAATCTGCACAAGACAACTCCAAATGCAACAAGAGGCGTTTCTGTTTTTCAATCTCCTCCCTGGCTCTCTACCTTTGTCTCGTAGGCATACACTCCCTGCCAGCCAATGGGACGAGGCCATGGGAAGAAGCCCTGAGTGGTACCGGGAAACTCTGGGAGACGGCCGCTCTGTTATTATCTATCTCCATGGCAACTTGGGGACCAGGTGGGATGAGAACGGCAGCATAGGGACCCTTGAAGGGATCCTAATGGGTTTAGATGGTGTCACATGACTACCCGGGCCTCTGGGCTCCTCCACAGGCACAATGAACACAACGCAGAGTGGGTCAGAGGAAATTAGTCCCAAAgccacttgtttgtttttattcattgctCTCATGTCATTTCTGCAGGGCCATACATCACAGAGTGGAACTGGTGAAGGTGCAGTTGCAGTTTTGTAGATTTTTCAGTTTTGATCCCTTTTGACTCCCAGGTTTGGATCAAattctgatgtttgtgtgttgcagatTTTAAGTGCTGCAGGGTATCATGTCCTATCTTTAGACTACAGAGGTAAGTGCTGATTGTTGCTCCTCACATGCTTGTGTTTCTGCTCAATAACAAACATAAACATGATTGAGGCATTAGACCTCAGCTTTAAAACATGACCACCCTTCTTCATATTATATACTAGTTTCCTATGCAGCATTATCCCTCCCAAATCCCAAATTAGagcacatttttatgtttttataacAGTTTGATCATAAGATTCCTAAAAGGGAGGAACTTACACCAAACATACTTCGACATAAATTGATAAAGATAAATATGTTATagtatttatattatttgcTTACTGGATGTAATAGCAACACCTTGGATTAatttttgtatgttttcacCTTCACCAAACGGGTAACCCATTCTTTGGTTaccaggagaaaaaaagaccaaagaCAGAGAAATGCACTCCCTATTATTAGTACACGTGCTGGAGTTAGTAAACAATAGTTTATTTAGGTCTAAATCAAATGACAAAGGACGTTCTTGATGGATTGTCTTGTCAGTCGCTGAATTGTATATAATCCTGACTTTGAAGGTTTGTATCTCTCATAATAAAGGTTTTGGAGACTCCACTGGTGAGCCAAGTGAAGCCGGGTTGACCAGTGACGCCCTCTTCCTGTTCCACTGGGTAAAGAAACAAGGCCGAGTAGGGCCTGTCTGCCTGTGGGGACACTCACTTGGCACCGGGTCAGTAGCCGTTGAGTCACGTTGCCGGCCCATAAAACCGGCACACACAtggaaagaatagaaatgtgaaataacttttgtttttttgtagtgtGGCAACCAATACTGCAGCGAAAATCCAAGAAGAAGGTGGGTTAAAGGTCACAGTGGACTCACACAGGGATATGAATCATTGTCACTGACATACAGGGCCgcgtctagacaggcatgtatgaagGGGCAGCCACATATCTTGAGGgagcattgtgctccagcaccttttaccCTGTCTGtcagtttgagggggcacaacatttatttgagggggccaggccccctcttgcccctgcctagacccggccctgctgaCATATGCGGTCCATCTGGGCCAGGATGTTTCAAAACACCTGCATATGAGTCACAAACTGTACACTACATTTCATGTGTAAATACTTCTAGAACACAATATAAAGCTGTGGAAAATTGACATTGCAAGCCTTGCAGTTTTTAACGTACTACATATCTTATTTTATCAGGTTACTAATCATTTGTGTCACTCCTAAACACGGCAGGGTCTGCTGTTGATGCTTTAATCCTTGAAGCTCCGTTCACAACGATGGGAGACGTTGTAGTCAACTATCCGCTCACTAAGGTGAGCTGGTACCTTTCTGTCTGCAGCCGCTCAGCTTACGACTCCATGAAAACATACTATCTCCTTTCAGAGGCTTTTGGAATTAGAGAGTGATTGTGATGGTACAGAAGCTGAGTGACACTCTGGGTATAGAGAGTCATAGAAAAGTAATAATGCCTTAAATAAAATCTATTTAGATACCAATACATATATGTTTACCATCTTATCACCTAAGATTTTCAGTTCATCTACAGTCATAAAGTACAAACTATTACCATTCTGCAGTTTTATTACAGTGCACAGGAAATTGTGAAATGTTCCTACCCGTTTTGTACCCTGTGTTCCTCCAGATATACATGTTTCTTCCAGGATTTGAGGGCTTGCTTAGGAGCATCGTGAAAATGAACAACATTGTGTTTGCTAGTGATGAAAAGTAAGTACACTTAAAATTAGAAGCCTCTAATTGCTGTGTTTAGGGTTTCCAATATTtgccattttttattaaatatgtagAGCATCCAGAAGAGCGCATGCtaaaataatattcatattttatttagttCAGGAAATCTGACTGAATGCTTATTTAACCCCAACAGTGTAAAGACCCTGAACAGCCCTCTACTCATCCTGCATTCAG
Protein-coding sequences here:
- the LOC119227443 gene encoding lysophosphatidylserine lipase ABHD12-like, producing MKRAALFVVAAYASAPVLLYLFPWILGHIIYSHFLRFPFFVDLGQPEAVLNHTCNFYLDTEEGVSVGVWHTLPASQWDEAMGRSPEWYRETLGDGRSVIIYLHGNLGTRAIHHRVELVKILSAAGYHVLSLDYRGFGDSTGEPSEAGLTSDALFLFHWVKKQGRVGPVCLWGHSLGTGVATNTAAKIQEEGSAVDALILEAPFTTMGDVVVNYPLTKIYMFLPGFEGLLRSIVKMNNIVFASDENVKTLNSPLLILHSEDDDIVPYHMGLKLHELSLQAKKEYDTDVQVEMISYNANLGFSHNNIYLDPNLSKVVRKFLQNLRQ